A stretch of DNA from Rhizoctonia solani chromosome 9, complete sequence:
AATCGAGACCTCAGTGAGATGGAAATAGTAGAGCAGCGCGTACACAGTCGAGCACCCACATTGATATCACATACGGCTTAGGACGATAGAATAAACCCAGCTATTGTGAGGCTCGTGATCAAGCTTTGTTTTCTCCAGAAGTGTTGTTACAGGTCGAGCGTGTCAACAACCAAAGGCGGGAGCATAGAGGCCGATTCTAGATTCTAGACGACTGCACGATAATGAGCCTAGTGCTATGCGTGTACTGTCATATCACAGATAAAGTTATACGTGGGGTTTGCTGTCGGGAAGAGTAGAGGACGGTAATAGATGAGGACAGTAATAGTATCAATATTCCTGTACGTGGGTTTCCCAGCTTTAGGTACCGAGAAAGAAATAATATTCCAACTCTCATACGAGTGGGGAAATGGATGTTCGAGAAATACAACTCCCGGTGCCACGTGATTGCCCATCTCAGCTGGTAACTGAGGCTCGTGAAATTGAAGGACCATTTTGATATTGTGTTTGTAGATGCAGATCTCTCCTTGAATTATGGATATGTAGGGGGCGGCTGGCGTAGAACTAGAGGCTGTTGGTGTCGGTTCGCGTTTTCAGCCACTCATTGTCAACTACAGTGTCATATATGCGGGAATTATGATTATTACATTCAGCTTTAGATTATATTATCGGGCTGCTCGTGTTCGTCAGACAGCCACTACTAGTCAATAACGATGCACTAAAATCTAAAGTACTCCTATACGAAGAACCCTTTGCGATCTTCTTTCCTCTGTGTGCCCAATGATCAGTTTCGCTCGATTTTGATATAGCAAGGTACTCACCGCACGGGTGCCGTGGCTCAATGCCAAGTACAACTTGAACAATCTCTCACAATCATCGTCTCCTCGGAAAGGGAAGTCTGCACCAAGCCGGTATGCCGCTGCGAATCCAGAAGTAACTGCGAGTTCATGCATATTGAGGACACTCCATGCCCCAGCAAAACTGTACGAGTTCTGTAAACAAAGGCGAGAGATATGGCAACAAGAAACTGAGCGTACTGGGTGTGGTTTTTGCCATTTATAAACATCATCCAGGGGACAACTTTAGCGTAGTGCTGCCACCTGTGGGATTGCTGTATCAAGGTTAGCCTCGAACTTCTAAAGAAAGATCTGGGCGCTTACCTGTTTCCACCATTTCTCGTATATGCGTTTCTCTTTTGGGATTTCGTTCCACGTCCACATTCCTTCAGAGCTATCCCTATCCAAAAAGATAGTTTGGAACACATGTTGCTCCATGGGTTTCTCGTCGTGGGGAATATCTAACATACTGGTCTCAGCCATCAAACCTTTACGGAATGTGGAATTCTGGAAACTTACGATCCAACCCTTTATCTCCTGGTGTACTGGCAATACCCTTAAACTGCGGTTGGTAATGAGTTAAGTCTAACCAAAAGTTAATTCAACTAGCCTACGTTTGTACTGACGAGACTCACCAAAACTCATCTCAATTTTGCGTTTGTCATCCTCGTACTGTTTGGTATAGTATAAAGGTTTGAACTCTTTTCTACCCAATTCGATTGCATCTTGATCGTCTTTTGCATGCTCGGGTTGAGGATCGGCAGCAAGAGAATCTTTGAACTTGGTTTCGTAGTGCTAAAAGTTGGTTAGGTACACACAACGTAAATAAATATAGACAAGTCAGATACCTTGTTCATATAATCCAAGTCGTTATGAGTGATTGTAATATCATATCTTGGAAGAATGTCAGCTCGATAAGAATAGGGGGCAGGGTACGCACAGATATTTGACACTACCTAGCACTTGACGTTCCATCCAAGTTGCCGATTTTCCCAGAATTTTAAGCGCTGCATCTGCATCTAAGGTGACAGTTAGATTTCAAGCAGTCCCACCCAAAATTAATACATACCAGTAGCCATGACGAGCTCATCAAACGTCTCGCTCTCGAGTTCTTCGGCGTCCCCTTTCGCATACTCGACAACAACTCCACCCTTGCTAGAGTCCTTTCTCTGGACTACGTTCTTAACTTCGTGGCCTAGCTTGAAGGTCGCCCCCGTCTTTTCGATCCCTTGCTGCCACGCACGATACACATCGCCCAGTCGGGGGAAGGCAAACATCGTGGGGATGCTCGCCAACAAACTCCTATCGTCGAATTCAAAAAGCCGCATACTCGGGTCTAGAAATACGCGTGCAAGAATTGCTGAGCTAACATAAGGTGTCTGGTTCCCTGTTCCAAAGAATAATGCAGCCAAGGGGTAGACCATACGTTCGCCAAAGGACGGGCTGAATCGGAACAATGAAAGCATGCGTTGGATGGGTATGAAAGCAAATATGGGTTCAAGGCGTTTGATCGTTTTAAGAGCACGACCGAACTTTGCAATATCTGATTCGAACGAGCGAACAAGCGGAGAAGGGAAAACGTTGGACCAAAAATTGGGGCCTGTACCAAATGATATCTGCATCCCGACCTCGGTACATTCATAGCCCAGTAGCTTGAACATTTTGATGCTGTCAAACCAAGTGAGTATAGAGATAGATATGATTGAAATAGAACATACGTATTGGCAAATGCAGGAGAACATCCTTGAACTCCATCATTGATGTAGCTTGCCCCATACCGCTCGGCATCAATGGATATCGAAgttgccattcctccagctTCAGTTTGTTTATCAAATATAGTAACTTCGTACTTTTCGGTATGTTTACTAAGTGCATAAGCACAGGACATTCCAGCCGCCCCAGCGCCGACGATGCACACCCGGGTCTTCATGTTGAGTCAGTCGAGGGGGAAATAACA
This window harbors:
- a CDS encoding flavin-containing monooxygenase/FMO family protein, with translation MKTRVCIVGAGAAGMSCAYALSKHTEKYEVTIFDKQTEAGGMATSISIDAERYGASYINDGVQGCSPAFANTIKMFKLLGYECTEVGMQISFGTGPNFWSNVFPSPLVRSFESDIAKFGRALKTIKRLEPIFAFIPIQRMLSLFRFSPSFGERMVYPLAALFFGTGNQTPYVSSAILARVFLDPSMRLFEFDDRSLLASIPTMFAFPRLGDVYRAWQQGIEKTGATFKLGHEVKNVVQRKDSSKGGVVVEYAKGDAEELESETFDELVMATDADAALKILGKSATWMERQVLGSVKYLYDITITHNDLDYMNKHYETKFKDSLAADPQPEHAKDDQDAIELGRKEFKPLYYTKQYEDDKRKIEMSFDLTHYQPQFKGIASTPGDKGLDHIPHDEKPMEQHVFQTIFLDRDSSEGMWTWNEIPKEKRIYEKWWKQQSHRWQHYAKVVPWMMFINGKNHTHFAGAWSVLNMHELAVTSGFAAAYRLGADFPFRGDDDCERLFKLYLALSHGTRARKEDRKGFFV